One region of Yersinia bercovieri ATCC 43970 genomic DNA includes:
- the eptA gene encoding phosphoethanolamine transferase EptA: protein MNVRYKLQCNSLGFILSCALFFTLCHNALFISKAWSLIRFDSSESYFFAATIPLVIFCALNIIFSLLAVPLLRKPLIILFLLGGAAANYFMFSYGAVIDANMMQNAFETNAQEATALFTPRMALWLLVLGITPAIIICFVRIQATRPWWYMLGLRVANILLSAVIIMLVATLFYKDYASLIRNNKSIVKMLTPSNFVSGSFQFARHKYFASNMSLVRIGEDAHKGPVISGQQKRTLVILVVGETARAENFSLGGYGRATNPRLQKQDVTYFKNASSCGTETAISVPCMFSNMPRKNYDATLASHQEGLMDILARAGLNVLWRENDGGCKGACDRTPHQDVTQLQLTTDCENGVCLDNALLYKLDNYINGLQGDGVIVLHQMGSHGPAYYRRSTPEFRQFAPTCDSNQIQDCTSQELVNTYDNSILYTDAMLDNTIKLLQQQSARFNTALVYLSDHGESLGENGMYLHGTPYMFAPGQQTHIPFLMWLSPEYTKSYGIDRQCLAKSAQHDEISQDNLFHTLLGMMNIQTNEYQSGMDLLEKCRTQG, encoded by the coding sequence ATGAATGTTCGATATAAGTTACAGTGTAACAGTCTCGGTTTTATTCTCAGCTGTGCGCTGTTTTTCACTCTCTGCCATAATGCGCTATTTATTAGCAAAGCCTGGTCGCTGATCCGTTTTGACAGCAGTGAAAGCTATTTCTTCGCCGCAACCATTCCGCTGGTGATTTTCTGCGCACTCAATATCATTTTTAGCCTGTTGGCCGTCCCCTTGCTGCGCAAACCACTGATCATTCTATTTTTATTGGGTGGTGCTGCGGCCAACTACTTTATGTTCAGCTATGGTGCCGTGATCGACGCCAATATGATGCAAAACGCCTTTGAGACCAACGCACAGGAAGCCACCGCCCTTTTCACGCCACGTATGGCTCTCTGGCTGCTAGTGCTCGGTATCACTCCTGCCATCATTATCTGCTTCGTGCGGATTCAGGCAACCCGCCCCTGGTGGTACATGCTGGGGCTACGGGTGGCAAATATTCTGCTATCGGCGGTCATTATCATGCTGGTGGCGACGCTGTTTTATAAAGATTACGCCTCGCTGATCCGCAACAATAAAAGCATCGTCAAGATGCTAACGCCATCCAACTTTGTCAGCGGCAGTTTTCAATTTGCCAGGCATAAATATTTCGCCAGCAATATGTCGCTGGTGAGGATTGGTGAAGATGCCCATAAAGGGCCGGTAATCAGTGGGCAACAGAAGAGAACTTTGGTGATTTTGGTGGTAGGAGAAACTGCCCGTGCCGAGAACTTCTCCTTAGGTGGCTATGGTCGCGCAACCAACCCTCGCCTACAAAAACAGGATGTGACCTATTTTAAGAATGCCTCATCCTGCGGCACGGAAACCGCTATTTCCGTGCCGTGCATGTTCTCCAATATGCCGCGTAAAAACTATGATGCCACACTGGCCAGCCATCAGGAGGGCTTGATGGATATTCTTGCCCGCGCTGGGCTGAATGTTTTGTGGCGTGAAAATGATGGTGGCTGTAAAGGAGCCTGTGACCGCACTCCCCATCAGGATGTGACACAACTGCAATTAACCACCGACTGCGAGAATGGTGTCTGCTTAGATAACGCGCTGCTCTATAAGTTGGATAATTATATCAATGGGCTGCAAGGTGACGGGGTCATCGTATTACACCAAATGGGTAGTCATGGCCCCGCTTATTACCGCCGCTCTACCCCCGAGTTCCGCCAATTTGCCCCAACCTGCGATAGCAACCAAATTCAGGATTGCACCTCTCAGGAGCTGGTGAATACTTACGATAATTCGATTCTTTATACTGATGCCATGCTGGATAACACCATTAAATTGCTACAACAGCAGAGTGCCAGATTTAATACCGCACTGGTTTATCTCTCTGATCACGGCGAGTCATTGGGCGAAAATGGCATGTATCTGCACGGAACACCCTATATGTTCGCCCCTGGTCAGCAAACCCACATTCCTTTCTTAATGTGGTTATCACCTGAATATACAAAAAGCTATGGCATCGATCGCCAGTGTTTAGCCAAGAGTGCACAACATGATGAAATTTCGCAGGATAATCTCTTCCATACCCTATTGGGCATGATGAATATTCAAACCAATGAATATCAATCTGGGATGGATCTGCTGGAGAAGTGCCGCACTCAGGGCTAA
- a CDS encoding TetR/AcrR family transcriptional regulator: protein MNKIQHTHVDTRDHLLATGESLSLRLGFNGMGLSLLLSTAGIPKGSFYHYFRSKEVFGEAMLQRYFDRYDTAMESLLTGSQGDKRHHLLHYFAQSIANYCGSECHNACLAVKLSAEVSDLSEPMRHALDIGTARVIGRLQDAIEAGIAEGSLRTMLSPAATAETLYALWLGAALRAKVKRSVTPLTCALESIELILQPNQ from the coding sequence ATGAACAAAATACAGCACACACATGTAGACACCCGTGATCACCTGCTAGCGACAGGTGAAAGTCTCAGTCTGCGCCTTGGCTTTAACGGCATGGGGCTTAGCCTGCTACTTAGCACCGCGGGTATTCCGAAAGGCTCGTTTTATCACTACTTCCGCTCAAAGGAAGTGTTTGGTGAGGCGATGTTACAGCGCTATTTTGATCGTTATGACACGGCAATGGAGAGTCTGCTGACTGGCTCCCAAGGCGATAAACGTCACCATTTGCTGCACTATTTTGCTCAATCTATTGCTAACTATTGCGGCAGTGAGTGCCACAATGCTTGTCTGGCGGTTAAACTATCAGCTGAAGTGAGTGATCTATCCGAACCCATGCGCCACGCGCTGGATATCGGCACTGCCCGCGTGATTGGTCGTTTGCAAGATGCCATCGAAGCCGGTATTGCAGAGGGTTCGCTGCGCACCATGCTCTCCCCGGCCGCCACCGCAGAAACACTCTATGCCTTGTGGCTGGGTGCGGCATTGCGGGCCAAGGTAAAACGTTCCGTTACCCCGCTGACCTGTGCACTAGAAAGTATCGAATTGATTCTACAGCCGAACCAATAA
- a CDS encoding alkene reductase, with product MKTAKLFSPLKVGALTLPNRVFMAPLTRLRSIEPGDIPTPLMAEYYRQRASAGLIITEATQISFQAKGYAGAPGLHTQEQLNAWKKITQAVHEEGGHIAVQLWHVGRISHSSLQPGQQAPVAPSAIAADTRTTVRDENGAWVRVPCSTPRALETEEIPGIINDFRQATANAREAGFDYIELHAAHGYLLHQFMSPASNQRTDQYGGSIENRTRLTLEVVDATAAQWSAERIGIRISPLGPFNGLDNGEDQEEAALYLIDELNKRHIAYLHISEPDWAGGKPYSEAFRDAVRARFKGVIIGAGAYTAEKAEELIEKGFIDAVAFGRSYISNPDLVARLQQHAPLNEPDGETFYGGGAKGYTDYPTL from the coding sequence ATGAAGACTGCTAAACTGTTCTCTCCTTTGAAGGTTGGCGCGCTCACTTTGCCAAACCGCGTATTTATGGCACCACTGACTCGCTTACGCAGTATTGAGCCAGGTGATATCCCAACCCCTTTAATGGCGGAATATTATCGTCAACGGGCCAGTGCCGGTTTGATTATCACCGAAGCAACCCAGATCTCTTTCCAGGCAAAAGGCTACGCGGGAGCACCGGGGTTACACACTCAGGAGCAGTTGAACGCGTGGAAAAAAATCACTCAGGCGGTGCATGAGGAGGGGGGACATATTGCCGTGCAGCTGTGGCATGTTGGACGCATTTCGCACAGTAGCTTGCAGCCCGGCCAACAAGCGCCAGTAGCGCCTTCAGCTATTGCCGCTGATACCCGCACCACCGTGCGCGATGAAAACGGTGCCTGGGTGCGCGTTCCCTGCTCCACCCCGCGCGCCTTGGAAACAGAAGAGATCCCGGGCATCATTAATGATTTCCGTCAGGCCACCGCCAATGCGCGCGAAGCGGGTTTTGACTATATCGAACTCCATGCCGCCCATGGTTATTTGCTGCATCAATTTATGTCTCCGGCCTCAAATCAGCGTACCGACCAATACGGTGGTAGCATTGAAAACCGTACCCGTCTGACACTGGAGGTGGTTGACGCCACCGCTGCCCAATGGAGTGCTGAACGTATTGGTATCCGTATCTCCCCATTAGGGCCGTTCAATGGTCTGGATAATGGTGAAGATCAGGAAGAAGCGGCACTGTATCTGATTGATGAATTGAACAAACGGCATATCGCCTACCTGCACATCTCCGAGCCAGATTGGGCCGGTGGTAAACCTTACTCAGAGGCGTTCCGTGATGCGGTTCGTGCGCGCTTCAAAGGGGTTATTATCGGTGCGGGTGCCTATACCGCCGAGAAGGCCGAAGAGTTGATTGAGAAAGGCTTTATTGATGCGGTAGCTTTTGGTCGCAGCTATATCTCTAACCCAGATTTAGTCGCTCGCCTACAACAGCATGCCCCACTGAATGAGCCTGATGGCGAAACATTCTACGGCGGCGGTGCTAAGGGCTACACTGATTACCCAACGCTGTAA
- the gloA gene encoding lactoylglutathione lyase, with product MRLLHTMIRVGDLQRSIDFYTKVLGMRLLRTSENTEYKYSLAFVGYSDESEGSVIELTYNWGVESYEMGSAFGHLALGVDDVAATCDHIRQAGGKVTREAGPVKGGNTIIAFVEDPDGYKIELIENKSAGHGLGN from the coding sequence ATGCGCTTACTCCATACCATGATCCGCGTCGGTGACCTGCAACGCTCCATCGATTTCTACACCAAGGTATTAGGGATGCGTTTACTGCGTACCAGCGAAAATACCGAGTATAAATACTCGCTGGCGTTCGTCGGTTATAGCGATGAAAGTGAAGGCTCAGTGATTGAGCTGACCTATAACTGGGGCGTAGAGAGCTACGAGATGGGGAGTGCATTTGGCCATTTGGCGCTGGGTGTGGATGATGTGGCCGCCACTTGCGACCACATTCGTCAGGCGGGTGGAAAAGTCACCCGTGAAGCCGGCCCGGTCAAAGGCGGTAATACCATCATTGCGTTTGTCGAAGATCCGGACGGCTATAAAATCGAGTTAATCGAGAATAAGAGCGCCGGACACGGCCTCGGAAACTGA
- the rnt gene encoding ribonuclease T — protein MADKSDLNALSGRFRGYYPVVIDVETAGFNAQTDALLEIAAVTLQMNKEGWLLPDETLHFHVEPFEGANLQPEALAFNGIDPTNPLRGAVSEHDALHAIFKAVRKGLKDQGCNRAIIVAHNANFDHSFVMAAAERASLKRNPFHPFATFDTAALSGLVLGQTVLAKACLTAGIPFDSSQAHSALYDTMQTAKLFCELVNRWKKLGGWPIPAGESE, from the coding sequence ATGGCAGATAAAAGTGACCTTAACGCCCTGAGTGGCCGTTTTCGTGGGTATTACCCCGTAGTAATTGATGTTGAAACCGCCGGTTTTAATGCTCAAACCGATGCATTATTAGAAATTGCCGCCGTGACTTTACAGATGAACAAAGAGGGATGGTTGCTACCGGATGAAACACTACATTTTCATGTAGAACCCTTTGAAGGTGCCAATCTGCAACCTGAAGCACTGGCATTTAATGGGATTGACCCTACCAACCCTTTACGTGGTGCAGTGAGTGAACACGATGCCTTACACGCCATTTTTAAAGCGGTGCGTAAAGGGCTAAAAGATCAAGGCTGTAACCGGGCAATCATCGTGGCACACAACGCCAATTTCGATCACAGTTTTGTCATGGCTGCGGCTGAGCGGGCGAGTTTAAAACGCAATCCGTTCCATCCATTCGCCACTTTTGATACCGCCGCTCTTAGCGGGCTGGTGCTGGGGCAAACCGTGTTGGCAAAAGCCTGCCTGACCGCAGGTATTCCGTTTGATAGCAGCCAGGCGCATTCGGCCTTGTACGACACCATGCAAACGGCAAAGCTGTTCTGCGAGCTGGTTAATCGTTGGAAGAAATTGGGCGGCTGGCCAATACCGGCGGGAGAGTCCGAGTAA
- a CDS encoding Grx4 family monothiol glutaredoxin — MTTIDKIQRQIAENPILLYMKGSPKLPNCGFSAQAVQALSACGERFAYVDILQNPDIRAELPKYANWPTFPQLWVDGELVGGCDILMEMYQRGELQQLLKETADKYRSQEDQPAAE; from the coding sequence ATGACGACGATTGATAAAATTCAGCGCCAGATAGCAGAAAACCCAATCCTGCTGTACATGAAGGGCTCGCCAAAGCTGCCAAACTGCGGTTTCTCTGCTCAGGCTGTGCAGGCGCTATCGGCCTGTGGCGAACGCTTTGCTTATGTTGATATCCTGCAAAATCCGGATATTCGTGCTGAGCTGCCAAAATATGCCAACTGGCCAACATTCCCGCAGCTGTGGGTAGATGGCGAATTGGTTGGCGGTTGCGACATTCTGATGGAAATGTATCAGCGTGGTGAATTGCAACAGCTGCTGAAAGAGACTGCAGATAAGTACCGTTCACAGGAAGATCAACCCGCCGCAGAGTAA
- a CDS encoding C40 family peptidase, whose translation MRLILTLFVLLFTQLFLNLAHASPQAQVSAEQKRGQVSQASPDDRKKRKADKSTKKAKIASAKTATGKTSTNKTAVSSNKKSIASNTTKALKKKVQEISKPTIKQPSSVKKTNTKTAANKKVAAVKKTEKIAYGRHRNKTQGKAGTELVANNKIKLSPAHKKRYQHAKQTAMSKLMKQVGKPYRWGGTSPNTGFDCSGLIYYAYKDVIRIKMPRTANEMYHLRDAAPVKRAELESGDLVFFNIANRGVADHVGVYLGNGKFIQSPRTGEEIRISMLNNDYWQDHYVGARRVVTPKTIR comes from the coding sequence ATGCGTTTAATTCTTACGCTGTTTGTGCTGCTGTTTACCCAACTATTCTTAAATTTGGCGCATGCGTCGCCGCAGGCACAGGTGTCGGCGGAGCAAAAGAGAGGTCAGGTCAGCCAAGCCAGCCCTGATGATCGTAAAAAGCGAAAAGCTGATAAAAGTACCAAGAAAGCGAAAATTGCCAGCGCTAAAACTGCCACCGGCAAAACCAGCACCAATAAAACCGCCGTCAGCAGCAATAAAAAGAGCATAGCCAGTAACACAACGAAAGCTCTTAAGAAGAAAGTGCAAGAAATAAGTAAACCCACCATAAAACAACCCAGCAGTGTTAAAAAAACGAATACTAAAACAGCGGCCAACAAAAAAGTGGCGGCGGTCAAAAAAACAGAAAAAATTGCTTATGGTCGGCATCGAAATAAGACTCAAGGTAAAGCTGGCACAGAATTAGTTGCAAATAATAAAATCAAGCTCAGCCCTGCCCATAAAAAGCGCTACCAACATGCGAAGCAAACGGCAATGAGCAAACTGATGAAACAAGTCGGTAAACCTTATCGTTGGGGCGGCACCTCGCCGAATACTGGTTTTGATTGCAGTGGGCTTATTTATTACGCCTATAAAGATGTGATCAGAATAAAAATGCCGCGTACTGCTAACGAGATGTATCATTTACGTGATGCCGCGCCAGTCAAACGTGCTGAATTAGAGAGTGGTGATCTGGTGTTCTTTAATATTGCCAATCGCGGCGTTGCCGATCATGTCGGTGTCTATTTAGGTAATGGCAAATTTATTCAGTCCCCGCGTACCGGCGAAGAGATCCGCATTAGTATGCTGAATAACGACTACTGGCAAGATCACTATGTGGGTGCTCGCCGCGTGGTCACACCTAAAACTATCCGCTAA